In Dioscorea cayenensis subsp. rotundata cultivar TDr96_F1 chromosome 13, TDr96_F1_v2_PseudoChromosome.rev07_lg8_w22 25.fasta, whole genome shotgun sequence, the sequence ATGATGTGCTTGttagatgtatatatgtatgtatgtacaaAGGTAGTGGGGTATACTTGTATCATTGgcttctatatgtagacccaagaTTATACTTGTTTCACATGCAATGAATAAGGATTGAttcattttattcttcttctatcttttatcATGGTAACATACTAGGTTAGGTTACCTTTTCCGACCAAATTCTCCAGCCATTTTCTCCGTCCAACTTCTCCagtcatcttcatcaacattctCCGGTCATCTTCCTCGGCAATCTTCATCTACATCACTTTTTCcatcatcattcataaaaaaaacttgaactGGATCTTCTCTTCACCACCATCATCCTCACCATCTCCACCATCATCAACCGGCCACCAATATCAtcctcaccacctccaccatcaTCAACCAAGCTTCCTTCACCACCATCATCAACCGGCCACCACCATCATCCTTACCAcctccaaccatcatcattcgGCCACCATCAACCAAGCTtcctccaccaccatcatcaacTGGTCGCCACCATCATCCTTACCACCCCACCATCATCAACCGGCCACCATCCCCACCACCTCCGCAGTGACCCAGCCACCATCAGCAtcactatcatcatcatcatcaccaaccACCCACCGTGACCcaaccaccatcatcatcaccaactgGCCCCCATCACCATCACCTCCACTGTGACCTGACCACCATCATCCTCACCAATCGGCCATCATTACCTCCACCGTGACCCAGCCACCATCAACACCATGATCCTCACCAACTCTACCACAGCTACCcgaccaccatcaccaccatcacCGCAATCTCCACCATTCAGATGTGGTGCTTGATGGCACCAACTACATTGCTTGGAGACTCACCATCAAGCGGATTCTCGATGGCATCCGTGTTTTTCACCACGTTGACGGTACCTATACTGCTCTTACTACCCCTTCTTTCCCTGACACTATTGCCTCCACTGAGGCCTTTGCTCTTTTCACGGCCTTTGAGCAGTAGTTTGGGAAATGGGCTGCTGATGATTCTACAACCAAGATGATGATCTGTTAGACAGTCACTCTTGAGATTCATACTCAGATTGCTAATCTTTCCACCGCTTACGAGATATGGGAATATCTTGAGTGCCAATACTGTGGTTCTAGTCAGGTGCAACTCTACACCTTATACCAGGCTCTCACTAGTCTCCAACAAGGCGAGGACACAGTCAACCAGTTCTATAGTCGGTATTATACCCTATGGTGTCAGATTGATGCTTTCACTCCTCCTTATTGTGTTGTTTATGCTGCCCAGATTCTTACCTATTCTGGGTCTTGCTCTTGTCACCGTATCCTTGATGAGATACGGCGTATATATGAGTTTATTATGCGCTTTCGCCCTGAGTTTGAGCAAACTTAGGCTTAGTTACTTCATGCCCCCTCAGCATATTCTTTAGATGAGGCCTTCGCATTTGTTTATGCTGAGGAAACTCGCCTCCGGACTTCCTTCATAGGGGGATAGTGCTCTTGCTGTCTCTCGTCTTCCTTCTGTCTCTTCGGCCTCCTCATCTACTAGACCTCCGGTTAATCTTATCTCATCTCGGCCTTCTTCACGGGCGAAACGTACTATGACTTATCACTACTGTGGCATATTTGGTCATCTCAAACGTGATTACTGGAAGAAGAAGTGTGGACTTCCGCATACTACTTCCTATGGTACTTCTTCATCACCTCTTCTCCCACTGCCTCACTTCCTCCAGTAGGCACATTCTGTACAGTTCTCTCTTGCTCCATCATCTCCTACTCCACCATTTTCTACTATACTGTCTACTGTCAGCTATTGGCGATGTTCTGACAATTCCAGCATTCCCATTTAGTAGACTCCACTGGACATGCACGGTCGGCTCAGGTTCCTTCTTCTACTCTAGGTAGTTCTTGTCATTTCtggcttcttgattctggtGCTTCAATTCACATGACTCCTGACgccactcatcttcatcattcccGTCCATCCTTACATATTACATGTGTTTGCACTGCAGATGGCCCTCCTTCCTATTTCATCTACTTGTCACTTTTCTTCCAATGCCTTCTCTATTCCTTCTGTCTCTCATGTTCCTCATTTATCTATGAACCTTATGTTTGTGAGTCAGCTTACTGATTATAATTGTCAGGTTATTTTTGACCGTACATTGTGTCATGTGCAGGATCACTGTGGGATGGTGATTGGAGCTGGATGCCGCCATAGTGGAGTCTATATGTTGAATAGCCTTCACCTCTCATCTTTAGCTAGGCCCAATCATCATTGTCATGATATAATTTTGTCTCATCATATGTAACATCATCATCTTGGTCATTTGTGTCCCTCTCGTCTATCATCTCTTGCTTGTCTTGGAGTCTTAGGAGCTGTCTCTCCTTCCTTTTATATTGTCTGTGTTGGCTGTAAGCTTGGTTAACAGCTATATCACCCTTATCCTATGAGTGTATCTCAGACAACTGTTCtttttgaacttattcattctgatgttttgtGTCCCGCTCCCTTTATTTCTAAAGGAGGTAaccgttattatgttatttctaTTAATGACTACACTCGCTTTACTTGGATCTATATTGTGCATCATCGTAGTCAGTTATTGTCCATCTATCGATCTTTTATAGCCATGGTTTACACCCAATTTGCTACATCAGTCAAGAACTTTCGATCTGTCTCTGGTCGTGAATACACTTCTTAGGCTTTTCGTGCCTTTTTATCTTCTAAGGACACTTTGCCTCAGTTTTCTTGTCCTAgggctcatcctcagaatggGGTCACTGAACACaagcatcgtcatatcttagagaCGGCTCGTGCTCTTATTCTTGGTGCTTTTCTCCCTCCTCACTTTTGGGCTGATGCTGTTAGTACAACTATTTATCTAATTAACCTTCAACTTTCATTTCACCTCCATGATCGCATCCCGAGAGAGTGTCTTCATGGGACACCTCATTGCTATGATTATCTTCATGTTTTTGGTTGTTGCTGTTTTGTTTTGCTCGCACCTCAGGAGTGGACTAAGCTCACTGCCCaatttgtttcttgtatttttctaggacatagccttgagcataaaggttatcgttgcTATGATCCCGTTACCCATCGTATTCGTATCTCTCGTGATGTCACATTTGATGAGGCCATCCCCTTttatgcttctccttcttctactgAGTCTTCCTCTTCCTTGGTTCCTCTATCTTTCCTTTTCCCTACAAATTCTCCTGAGGATGCTTCCCCTATCCCTTCCTCTCCTCCGTTCCTCACTCCTTCAGAGCTTCTTAGTCACTCCTCTCTTGACTCCCCTTCTCTGTTATCTGTTTAGTCTCCTGGAGTGTCTAACCCTTCTTTTTCACTTCCCCCTGCTCACTCGCCCGTTCATTTATTTTACCATCGTCGGGATCCCATAGTGACTCCACCAAGGCAGGTCCTCTCTGAGGCCTCTCCTGCTACTGATCCAGCTCTTGAGGTATCCTCTCACCTTTACTCTTTATGAGATTACTCCATTTTACATCCCCCTGTTCATTATGCTTTTGCTAACATTAGTGTCCCAGATGTCATTGAGATAGGTACTTACAGGGAAGCGGTTCGATCCCCTGAGTGGCGGGCTACCATGACTGAGAAGCTTGATGCTTTTCCTCAGACTCACACGTAGGATATAGTCCCTCTTCCTGCCTATGTCATTCCCATTATTTGTCGCTGGATCTACCTGGTAAAGACCTATTCTGATGGgtctctcgagcgctataaagcgCTTCTTGTTGATCCCAACTTTCAGCAGGAGTATGGTCGTaactatgaggagacttttgctCCCGTGGTCCACATGCATACTGTGCATACATTAGTTGTTGTTGCAGCTGTTCGTAGGTGGGTTATTTAtaagcttgatgtgaagaacatCTTTCTTCATAGGGACCTAAAGGAGGAGgtctacatgactcctcctcctggcCTTCAGGTGCCTCCAGGATCTGTTTGTCATCTTTGACGCACTCTCCATGGTCTCAAACAAGCTTCACGTGCCTGGTTTCAGCACAGTCATTGAGGTTGCTAAATTTATTCCGAACATACATGATCTGGCTGTCTTCATTCATTCTTCACCTCATGGTCCGACCATTCTCCTtctgtatgtggatgatatgatacTTACTAGCGATGATTCTGCTCACATTACTTTTGTGAAGCAGAAACTGTGTAAGACCTTCTTGATGACTGATCTCGGTCCGCTTCATTATTTTCTGGGTATCGAGATCACATATCATCCTGATGGCTATCGACTGTCTCAGCAGCGTTACACTCTTGATCTCCTAGCTCACTCTGGCTTAACGGATACTCGTAGTGCcgctacaccgatggagttgCATTTGCAGCTTCGTGCTTTtgatgggattcccttatcGGATCCTTCTCACTATCGGCATCTAGTTAGTAGCTTGGTATATCTAGCCATTACACGTCCTGACATTTCTCATACTGTGCACATTCTCAGTCAGTTCATTGCTGCCCTCACCTCTGTTCATTATGGGCATCTTCTCTTGGTGCTACAATATCTTCTTAGCACTACCTCGCGTGGTCTGTTCTACTCACACTAGACCATCTTTCAGCTACAGGCCTATTCTGATGATACTTGGGCCAGCTATCCTAATGATCGGGTCTTTGTCACTAGctactgtatctttcttgggtctTGTTTGGATTCGTTCAATTCTGTAGAATTTTGGTGTATCGATCCattctcctattcctattcactATGACAGTATGGGAGCCCTTTAGATTGATGCAATCCGGTCAAGCATaagctgaccaaacacattggtgtggatgcacaccTTACTCGTTGTCATGTCAGTGCCTATACTGTGTCACTCATTATCTTTCTACAGAGGTCCAGGTGGCTGATTTTTTCACTAAGGCATAGACACGTGATCATcatctattcatgttatccaaactcaagacgcaTGATCCGCCTCGAGTTTGAGGGGAAgtgttagatgtatatatatgtatgtatgtatgtacagAGGGAGTAGGGTATACTTGTATCATTGACTTCTATATATAGACCCAACATCATTCTTGTTTCACATGCAATGAATGACGATtgattcattttcttcttcttctatcttctaTCAGTGCCTTCTTATTGGTTTTTAGGAGCGACTAACCTTATTGTCAGCAGAACCAACACGCTTAAATTTTAATAACTGAATCTTCTATGAATGAGTTCTATGATTTGTTATTCAGACCCAATTCAAGTTAAGCTCTTATTTATGAATTGTAGACATCTATATTTGCTCTCATTTTAGTATCTCTATTAGTAAGTGGCTTTGCAAATTCGCAAGGTTATGTAAGTGTGAgaatattaattcaaatttttcactcaattctaaaattattttatcacaAGTTTGATTCGATATATGCACATCTAGGTGGAATTGCCTGCAACCCTAGGTTCAGTTATCCTGCATGAACCTTAAAACTGCCATATGTTGAATCATTCTACTAAACTCCTTTTATGATATTCTTGTAGAATAAATGTTCCTTATCCTGCCTGTTGTAAATAAGTTTTGGAGCTACTTACCTCTTGTGCTTATTGAAACCTTGCCAAAACTGTGTTATGTATGCCAGGCAGCAATTGTTCAAACCATGTATACCTGATGTGATATGAATTACATGAATCATGCTTATCTATAATGATGTTGCATCATATTACCCAACTTTCATACAATGTTGGCAAGGCAGTGTGATAACCAAGGTCCGGAGAGGAACCAGAAAACAAGTCTGGTCACTGGTTAGAGACTTCTTAAGCTTGGGCAAATTGCACCCAATGATATCCATCTGAGGGCTTGTGGAAGGAATTCAAGGCCAACCAGGCTACGTCAAATATTGTTCTTATGTTCCACCCACTGATGACGTCACCGGAGAAGCACCTTCCAACCTTTGGGTAAACGAGTGACCTTTATCTCTAGACCCCATTGGTCAAAGTTTTAGCTATGAGATCACAAAGAACAACATGGGTTTCACAAGATACATGGCAATGTTGAAGGTGGTGGGTGGTAGTGGTGCTGATGATGATGGGGATGAAGATGGATATAGCTTGGAATGGTGCTTGAGGCTGATCCAGTGGTTGGATTCAGTGAAGAGGGTCTTGTTTCTATTCTTCAGAATGAACTCAATGGCATGGTTGCCAAGGTTGAAGATGCTCTTCATGCATGATTCATAATACCTTGTAAGTTTTGATTTATGCACTTCATTAATTACTTGCTTTAATGGTttgagattttaatttttttcattttcttaatttgtgtgtttttttttcttgcttgtagtctatttttttttctttattatatctattttgctttgtgtttttctatttaaaaattcatttaaattttttactcCTATACTATAAAATTAAGTTATGTATGGTCTAATATTAGCTTTTGAGGGTCTACAATGATACAATTTCAAGCTTATTATGAACTGTTGAACTTCAGGCTTTTTTCCACCAAAGATTCAGAAGTTAGTTATGTTGATGGATCTTGTGCTTTCTCAGAATCTACAGGTTTTCTTTTTCCCATGTTAGTATTGTTTAAAGAGGGTTTCATATATGTTGAGTAGAGAAAGAATAtttggaaattattttattaatacttcaaaattttttacaCTCTTAATCTCTCACTTTCTCTCACTAGCACTCACTTTTCTCACTATGCACTCACACTCTTAGTTTATGCACTCACTTGCTTAGTAGCTAACTTAGCTTAGTCATTTGCATAAGCCTTTAACCCTTATTTATACCCATCATGAGGCAGTTAATGAAAACTCTAGATACTAAGTCGGTTTATGAACACATTCTTCAAGATGCTTCAAGAAAGGTGCTACTTTCTGGAAGTCAAATTTGGTGGCTTCtagatttttatactatttagaACATCACTAAAAttacttttgtattttgatttatgtaTTGTATTGTGAACTTCAGAATGTGGTTGATGGATTATGTGCTTTTTCATGCTTAGATCTCAGTGTGTGTGTGCTTGAATATCTATAGCAAGATCACCAATCAACGTCCTATCCTAACAAATCTTTCATCTATTTAACTTCCTAGCTAAACAATCTGTTGCCCTCAGTAGAATCGTTGGTTAGCAAATTGGGTCATACCCTTTAAAATATCTAGAAGCTTTAATTTTTCCTAATAGACTCATTGTTAACTAACAGTATCAGTATCTTATTGGTAGAGTGTATAGGACTACAAACTCCTCGAGTCATACTAATTTCTCCTCTATTGGTAAGACTATTCTTATCATTAATTAGTGCTCTACTCTCAGTTCCAAATCACCTCATTTTCTTGATAACATTACCAAGGTTGCCCAAAAAATTTTCCAGTCCAATGGTAACAATAGGTTGGTTTCAGCAATGATGGAAGATTCTTTGGTAACTTAAAGTCATTCctagaattaaaattttctttggaaATTGCTTCACAGTAAATTAACTTCCTACCTTTGCAATTATGTATGGTCTAAATCTTAACCGGCCTAGGCCTTGTCTATTTTGTTGGTTGTTGGGTTGTATCTAGAGACATAGCTAATCACATCTTGTTAGAGTGCAACAAGTCTGCTATATGTTGTAACAGTGTTGCTTCTTTTGCAAGATTTTCTTTAAATAGGATCCACAGCTTCTCAAATAGTAATTGGTTGCTGGAAAAACTGATCAATAGTAACATAGGAGACAAACATAAAGGCTCTACTGGCAACCAATGTTTGGGGTTTATGGATACCCAGGTGTAAGCTAAGCTTCAACAATATTTAGCTCCATTTTTAGAGTATTGCTTGTATGGCTATTAACGGATTGAAAGATTGCAAAGAGAATGGTTTTCAGTAAAATAGAGgagttttttttgttattatcatCTTATCTCTTATGACATAACTTTGTTTTGTGATGCCTCTTGGGTGATGAGGACTCTCAAATTAGGCTGggttttgtgtttgttgttgaTTGGAGGTTTATTATCTTTGCATGCATGTTGCTGCTCTAATATTGTAGCTGAATCTAGCCTTTTATGCTGAAGCTCTAGCATTGTTTAAAGCTCTTAAAGTGTGCAAAGAGAGTTACATCTGAATGGAATTTTGATTAATGTTTCTAAGTATatgctattttgtttttttatgtaggATTCTTTGATGTTGGGAATCATCTGCAGCCTGTAGGGTATGAATTATTTAGGCATGGAACTTGTTCTAATGTATGGAATATGGTTGCATGTGGAAGTGACTTTTCCCttagtttaatta encodes:
- the LOC120274602 gene encoding uncharacterized mitochondrial protein AtMg00810-like, producing the protein MVSNKLHVPGFSTVIEVAKFIPNIHDLAVFIHSSPHGPTILLLYVDDMILTSDDSAHITFVKQKLCKTFLMTDLGPLHYFLGIEITYHPDGYRLSQQRYTLDLLAHSGLTDTRSAATPMELHLQLRAFDGIPLSDPSHYRHLVSSLVYLAITRPDISHTVHILSQFIAALTSVHYGHLLLVLQYLLSTTSRGLFYSH